The Bubalus kerabau isolate K-KA32 ecotype Philippines breed swamp buffalo chromosome 16, PCC_UOA_SB_1v2, whole genome shotgun sequence genome includes a region encoding these proteins:
- the UNC119B gene encoding protein unc-119 homolog B isoform X2 gives MSGSNSKAAALGSAVGPGGLVTGKEEKKKTGGGVLNRLKARRQAPHHAADDGIGAAVTEQELLALDTIRPEHVLRLSRVTENQEEEEDEEGEAGGDVDVSAGRFVRYQFTPAFLRLRTVGATVEFTVGDKPVSNFRMIERHYFRECLLKNFDFDFGFCIPSSRNTCEHIYEFPQLSEDVIRLMIENPYETRSDSFYFVDNKLIMHNKADYAYNGGQ, from the exons ATGAGCGGGTCGAATTCGAAGGCTGCGGCCTTGGGGTCGGCCGTTGGGCCCGGGGGGCTGGTAACTGgcaaggaagagaagaagaagacTGGCGGCGGCGTCCTGAACAGGCTCAAGGCGCGGCGGCAGGCGCCCCACCACGCGGCAGACGACGGCATCGGGGCAGCGGTCACGGAGCAGGAGCTGCTGGCTCTGGACACCATCCGGCCCGAGCACGTCCTGCGCCTCAGCCGGGTCACCGAGA accaggaggaggaagaggacgaGGAAGGGGAGGCAGGCGGAGATGTGGACGTCAGCGCAGGCCGCTTCGTCCGCTACCAGTTCACACCAGCGTTTCTCCGCCTCCGCACCGTGGGCGCCAC GGTGGAGTTCACTGTGGGAGACAAACCTGTGTCAAACTTCCGGATGATCGAGCGGCACTACTTCCGGGAATGCCTGCTGAAAAATTTTGACTTTGATTTCGGCTTCTGCATCCCCAGCAGCAGGAACACTTGCGAGCACATCTATGAGTTTCCCCAACTTTCTGAGGATGTCA TTCGTCTGATGATTGAAAATCCCTATGAGACCCGTTCTGACAGCTTTTACTTCGTCGACAACAAGCTGATAATGCACAACAAGGCCGACTATGCCTATAATGGGGGCCAGTAG
- the UNC119B gene encoding protein unc-119 homolog B isoform X1, with protein MSGSNSKAAALGSAVGPGGLVTGKEEKKKTGGGVLNRLKARRQAPHHAADDGIGAAVTEQELLALDTIRPEHVLRLSRVTENYLCKPEDNIYSIDFTRFKIRDLETGTVLFEIAKPCVSDQEEEEDEEGEAGGDVDVSAGRFVRYQFTPAFLRLRTVGATVEFTVGDKPVSNFRMIERHYFRECLLKNFDFDFGFCIPSSRNTCEHIYEFPQLSEDVIRLMIENPYETRSDSFYFVDNKLIMHNKADYAYNGGQ; from the exons ATGAGCGGGTCGAATTCGAAGGCTGCGGCCTTGGGGTCGGCCGTTGGGCCCGGGGGGCTGGTAACTGgcaaggaagagaagaagaagacTGGCGGCGGCGTCCTGAACAGGCTCAAGGCGCGGCGGCAGGCGCCCCACCACGCGGCAGACGACGGCATCGGGGCAGCGGTCACGGAGCAGGAGCTGCTGGCTCTGGACACCATCCGGCCCGAGCACGTCCTGCGCCTCAGCCGGGTCACCGAGA attatttatgTAAACCTGAAGACAACATCTACAGTATTGATTTTACCCGCTTCAAAATTCGGGATTTGGAGACAGGGACAGTGCTTTTTGAAATTGCCAAACCTTGTGTTTCAG accaggaggaggaagaggacgaGGAAGGGGAGGCAGGCGGAGATGTGGACGTCAGCGCAGGCCGCTTCGTCCGCTACCAGTTCACACCAGCGTTTCTCCGCCTCCGCACCGTGGGCGCCAC GGTGGAGTTCACTGTGGGAGACAAACCTGTGTCAAACTTCCGGATGATCGAGCGGCACTACTTCCGGGAATGCCTGCTGAAAAATTTTGACTTTGATTTCGGCTTCTGCATCCCCAGCAGCAGGAACACTTGCGAGCACATCTATGAGTTTCCCCAACTTTCTGAGGATGTCA TTCGTCTGATGATTGAAAATCCCTATGAGACCCGTTCTGACAGCTTTTACTTCGTCGACAACAAGCTGATAATGCACAACAAGGCCGACTATGCCTATAATGGGGGCCAGTAG